The region GCAGGTAGGGCGCGTCCGTCCCGGCGCGCCGCCGGAGCATGATGTTTTGCATCCAGTGGGCGGCGGGCTGGGACAGGCCAGCCCTACCAACAACATCGGGATGCACGGCCGTGTGCGAGGAGTGGGAACTCGCCCCACGCCTGACTCGATGAGATCATCTCCTTTGGGTCGCTCGACTTCGGAGGCGCATGCCCCGGATCGAAGGCCCTCCATCCGCCCCATGCAAGCACGCCGCGTTGAAAAGACGTTGTCCGTGGAGGACGTCATCACTCTACGCGAGACTCCATTTCGCCGCGGCGAGTCTGTCGAATCATCGTCCGCGCATTTTTGGCTGTCGCTTCATCAAGTTCCCGCCACCCGCTTGTCGGCACTCCGACGGATTACCACCAAGCCATGCGCTCGACACCTTCTTTGCCGTCTTCGCGTCTTTTGCGTGAGGAACCTCATCTGCCTCGCGCAAAGGTCGCAGAGGACGAACCGTGCCTGGCATGAACATCGCAGGACGACCTTTCCCGGTCCTTCTGCCGATTGCCATCGACCAAGTTGACTTGGTGGCTGCGCCACTCTGCCGACCGCATCGGGATGCCAGGTATGGGTCCAGCGTCCAATTGGAACGCATCGCTGGACTGAACTGTCCGTGATGCGATTTAAGTTCCAGTCTCCTCGACCCAACCACGTCGCCTTGCTCGACCACGCCGGAAAAGCGCCAGAGGGCTGGCGCCCTCCAAGACCTGGCGGATCCTCCACCCGCCTCGCCGTCGCGAAGCGTCTTGGACTGCGGTAGCCCTCTACCGGTAGAGGTAGGTCCCCGGGGTGATTGATCGAAACTTGAGATGGGCCTTAGCCGCCCAGATCTAGCGAGAGATCGATGCTGATCAATGGCCGTTTCCAGAGTTACTGCCGCTCGTACTCCCCTTTGCCGGTTTTCTTGAGCACGGTGAATCCGGCTTTCTTGGCGTCGATGATGGACAACGGCTTGAGTTTCATGGGTGAAAACACGTTGGAAATGATTTTCCGCACCGGCTTGCGGCAGGCCGGGCATTGTTTCAGTTCCGGCGCGCTAAGAGGACGGCGGAGCGTAAATTTTCCACCGCAAACCACGCAGTTGCCGTCGCAAAGTTCGTATTCGTAAAGAGGCATGTTACCGTTCGTTCAGTGTTAGGTGTCAATCTGCTCCTGCTTCCCTGGAAACGCAATCGATCAACGGCTGCCCTCATCTACTCAGAAGGAGATTCAAGGCCGCGGCTTTTAGATGAGCACGAATCGGGACGGTCCTCCTGACGCGCTGGAACTCTCTTCCGATTCTCGACCGCCTGGATGAAACGACTCATTTGCAAAAATTCCTCGGTCGATCTGTGAAATCCGTATCATCCGTGGTTTCGCAGCCCCGAGCGTATCAGAGCGCGCAACCCTCGCCAGCCTAGCCAAATGAAAAAGGGATGAGCGACGACAATCAGCCAGGCGATCCAAAACTCCAAAGGTCGATCACCGAATTCCCGCACGGGTCGTTCGGTGCCGTCCGTTCGAGCCAGCAACCAGCCCGCGCCCAACGACGGAAACACCCAAAGAATCGACATGACGGCGAAAAACAGCGAGCGACGCTCTTCGGGTGAAAATTCCCCTGTCTTCAAACTGAAACCCTCCCGTTGACCGTGGGCCGATTGAATTCCCATCGGAACGAATGACGATGGCGCGGCACCCGAAAGATCAAGTTGCGAGGAAGGTGCATGGGTGGAACTCCGCCATCCGGATTAAGCCACGCAAGCCAGAAGGCCTTCGGCAAGTTCCTGACGGTCGAGATCCCTACCGATGAACACCAACTGGCTTCGGCGCGGTTCACTCGCGTTCCAAAATCGATCGGGCATGGCTTCAAAATGCGTTTGCACGCCGTGAAAAACGATCCGTTTTCCTTGTCCTTCGATGTGAAGGATGCCTTTGCTTCGGTATAAATCCCCGCCCTTGTTCGTGAGCAATCTGCCGAGCCATTCCTCTGTCTTCTTCAGATCCAGCGCCCGCTCCTCGAGCAACGCAATCGAGCTGACCCGGTCGTCGTGACGAGCGGTCACAGGCTCATGTTCGTGTTCGTGATCATCATGAGCATGATCATGATCATGCCCGCAACCGCAATGCTCTCCGTGCTCGTGATCGTGGTCGTGGTGATGTTCGTGCGTCTCCGCCTGGGCAGGCGCGGAATGAATTTCGAGCGGCTTCGACAAACTTCGGGCTCCGAGGGCGAGGAGCGACCCGACCTCGACCTGGGATCGAACGGTGCGGCGGATGGCAGCCAGCGAGTTCATCGCCCGCAACCTCCGTTCGATGGATTCCAATTGGACG is a window of Verrucomicrobiota bacterium DNA encoding:
- a CDS encoding zinc ribbon domain-containing protein; protein product: MPLYEYELCDGNCVVCGGKFTLRRPLSAPELKQCPACRKPVRKIISNVFSPMKLKPLSIIDAKKAGFTVLKKTGKGEYERQ
- a CDS encoding GTP-binding protein, producing the protein MKTQRNRIPVTLLTGFLGAGKTTLLNHLLTQPHGYKCAIIINEFGSVGIDHQLVVGAEEEVVELSNGCLCCKVRGDLIRSLTELFRNQKSFDYIMVETSGLADPGPIAATFQGEDLADRIELDAIVTVVDAPHIEKELNDAPEASAQIAYADLLLLNKSDLVSNVQLESIERRLRAMNSLAAIRRTVRSQVEVGSLLALGARSLSKPLEIHSAPAQAETHEHHHDHDHEHGEHCGCGHDHDHAHDDHEHEHEPVTARHDDRVSSIALLEERALDLKKTEEWLGRLLTNKGGDLYRSKGILHIEGQGKRIVFHGVQTHFEAMPDRFWNASEPRRSQLVFIGRDLDRQELAEGLLACVA